A genomic window from Nicotiana sylvestris chromosome 11, ASM39365v2, whole genome shotgun sequence includes:
- the LOC104224420 gene encoding F-box protein CPR1-like, translated as MGSSKIGRRPFPEDLDGEILLRLPVMSLLRFKCVCKNWYVLIKSPAFIRKHLNCSKNKPSQFMIYDYNARDDSPPITLISENHGDGEAPDYIHRFKDMTNVIGSVDGLFLLRREIDPENRYMHIFAMAMWNPSTREVRHLPPHKIQYTHFGFGLDPLTNDYKVVCYNFHFGEYEYAAVYSCSTDSCRNITPKIKFYSYGRSLHEACGIAYLNGAYYWLIREGRKPSILSFDFSNEVFEEIEGPDVISFSSLILLDDSVALLTFYGNSVHDIWVMIQPGVWNKLFTFQNFTCIKTWYSSCLILATKRSRLVSYNVRTKKTRRLGFCHPVLRRCCGFYVYKESLVTLKRENGEQLDHRNFPDASFEL; from the coding sequence ATGGGCAGCAGCAAAATTGGCCGCAGGCCTTTCCCTGAAGATTTAGACGGAGAAATTCTACTCAGGCTGCCCGTGATGTCGTTGTTGAGATTCAAATGCGTGTGCAAGAACTGGTATGTTCTTATCAAGAGCCCCGCTTTTATTAGAAAACACTTGAATTGTAGCAAGAATAAGCCTTCCCAATTCATGATTTATGATTATAATGCGCGTGATGATTCCCCTCCCATTACTTTGATTTCAGAGAATCATGGAGACGGTGAAGCTCCTGATTATATCCATAGATTTAAAGATATGACGAATGTTATAGGCTCTGTGGATGGATTGTTTTTGTTGCGGAGAGAAATTGATCCCGAAAACAGATACATGCATATCTTTGCAATGGCGATGTGGAATCCTTCGACCAGAGAGGTGAGGCACCTCCCTCCACACAAAATCCAGTACACTCACTTTGGGTTCGGATTAGATCCCTTGACTAATGACTATAAGGTGGTTTGCTATAATTTCCACTTTGGTGAATATGAATATGCAGCTGTCTACTCTTGTTCTACCGACTCATGTAGAAACATTACACCTAAAATTAAATTCTATTCTTACGGACGATCTTTACATGAAGCCTGTGGTATTGCTTATCTGAATGGGGCTTATTATTGGCTGATAAGGGAGGGGCGTAAGCCCAGCATTCTTTCGTTTGACTTTAGCAATGAGGTGTTTGAAGAGATTGAAGGGCCAGATGTTATCTCTTTTAGTTCTCTGATATTGCTTGACGACTCGGTTGCCCTCTTGACCTTTTATGGAAATTCTGTTCATGATATATGGGTAATGATCCAACCAGGGGTTTGGAACAAACTTTTTACTTTTCAAAACTTTACATGTATTAAGACTTGGTATTCCAGCTGTCTCATTTTGGCAACTAAACGTTCTCGGCTAGTCTCATATAATGTTAGGACTAAGAAGACAAGACGTCTTGGATTTTGTCACCCAGTCCTGCGACGCTGCTGTGGGTTTTATGTTTATAAGGAAAGCTTAGTGACATTGAAACGAGAGAATGGAGAGCAGCTGGACCATCGCAACTTTCCTGATGCCTCGTTTGAGCTTTAA